Genomic DNA from Methylocystis sp. MJC1:
TGCCGCGAGATTCTCGTCTCCGGCATGCGTGAATATCTTGCCGAGCTGAAAGTGCGGCTGCCGGTTTCGACCATCGCCAAATGGAAGACGGCGTTCCAGCTTTTGGCGCTCGGCTTCTTCATCGTCGGCCCCGCGGGAGAGGCTCTCCTGCCTGGCTCGGTCAAGATCGGCGAGGCCCTTCTTTGGGTCGCCGCTGTTCTGACCCTCTACACCGGCGCCGATTATCTGCACGCGGCGATTAGCCATTTCGGAGAAGACGAGCGGCCATGAAGGCGGTCTATTTCGCTTGGGTCCGCGAGCGGATCGGCGTTTCGGAAGAAGAAATCGCGCCGCCGCGCGAGGTGGTGACCGTGCGCCAGCTCGTCGAGTGGCTCGCCGCCAGGGGAGACGGCTACGCCGCCGCTTTCGCCAATCCCAAGACGATCCGGACCGCCATCGACAAGACCCACGCCGCGCCCGACGCGCCGATTGCGAGCGCCCGCGAGATTGCTTTTTTTCCCCCGATGACCGGCGGCTGAACGTGGCGGAGATTTCGCCAACCATTCGCGTCCAGGCGGAGGACTTCGACGCCGCCGCCGAGGAAGCCCTGTTGACGGCGGGCCGACGCGACGTCGGAGCGGTGGTCGCCTTCACCGGCCTGTGTCGGGACGAGGATGGAACGCTCGCTGCTTTGGAGCTCGAGCATTACCCCGGCATGGCGGAGGAGGAGATCCGACGCGTCGCGGGGGAGGCTCTGTCGCGCTGGCCGCTCGTCGGCCTGACGATTATCCACCGCCACGGCGTCATTCGTCCGGGCGAGCGGATCGTGCTGGTGATCGCCGCTGCGCGCCATCGCGGCGAGGCCTTTGCGGCGGCTGAGTTCCTGATGGATTACCTCAAGACCCGGGCGCCCTTCTGGAAGAAGGAGCGCCGGGTCGACGGCGCCGAGGGCGGCTGGGTCGCCGCCAAAACCGAAGATGACGCTGCGGCCTTGCGGTGGGAGCGATAGCAAACCAAATGAGCGGACGGCTTCCGGCCGCGCGTTACGGCTTCGCTTGATCGCGCCATTGATCCATACCAATGGTCCACACATGACCAAAGCGGGCGGCGATGCTGAGGAGCAAAACGACGCGTCGGGGAGCGCCGATTCCACGACAGCGGAAAGCTGGCGGCAGTGGGAAAATTTCGCTCGGGCCCAGCAGCTCGGCCAAATCGGCTGGTGGCGGCTGGACGTAACCAGAAATGTCCTCACCTGGTCTGCGGAGAACTACCGCATTTTTGGCCAGCCCATCGGGGCGCCGCAGACATATGAGACCTTCCTCGAGACGGTCCATCCCGACGACCGGGCCTATGTCCATGAGAGATGGACAGCCGCGCTGCATGGCGAGCCCTATGACATCGAGCATCGCGTCCTGGTTGACGGCCGGGAGAAATGGGTGCGCGAAAAAGCCTGCCTCGAATTCGACGCGACCGGAGCGCTGCTCGGCGGTTTCGGCGTCACGCAGGACATTTCTGAGCGAAAACACGCTGAAATCGCGCTGCAATGGGGCGTTCGGCGCAATGAGCTTTTGACGCGGATCGCGGCGCGGCTCCTACAATCGAGCGACGTTCAGGGCGTCGTGGAGGAGCTCTGCGCCGAAGTCATGCAGTTCCTCGATTGCCAGGCCTTTTTCAATTATCTCGTCGATGAGGAAGGGGGCTGCCTGCGCCTCAACGCTTGCGCGGGCATACCGGAGGATCGGGCGCGCGAGATCGAGTGGCTCGACTACGGCGTCGCCATATGTGGCACGGTCGCCCGCGACCGGGAAAGGATCGTCGCGGACAATATTTCCGTCGGCGCAGACCCACGAACCGCAATCGTGGCTTCCTGCGGGATCAAAGCCTATTGCTGCCATCCCCTCATAGCGCAGGGCAGGCTTATGGGCACTTTGTCGTTCGGGGCAAAGACGCGGCCAGCCTTCACCGACGCCGAGATCGAGGTCATGCAGGCGGTAAGCCAGCTCGTTTCCATGGCGATGGCGCGCCTGAGGATGGAGCAGGCTCTGCTGGAAGCCGACCGGCGGAAGGATGAATTCATCGCGACATTGGCGCATGAATTGCGCAATCCTTTAGCGCCGATCCGAACCGGCCTCCTCGTTCTCAAACGGACCGGCGGGCAGGGGCCCAACGCCGTTCGCGTTCAGGAGATGATGGAGCGGCAGGTCGATCACATCGTCCGCCTCGTGGACGATTTGCTGGAGGTGTCGCGCATCCGCAGCGGCAAGATCGAGCTCAAGAGGGAGCGGCTCGATCTGCGCGACCTCATGGACCAGGCCATCGAGGCCAGCCAGCAATTTCTCGACGCCAACGGCGTCTCGCTGACGGTCGTGCGGCCCGACGAGCCGCTCATGATCGACGGCGATCCGGTGCGGCTCGTGCAGGTCATCGCCAATCTTCTCAGCAACGCCGCCAAATATACGCCGTCCGGCGGCCGCGCGGAGATCGCGGCGAGGCGCGTCGGGAGCCAGGTCGAACTGACCGTCGCCGACAATGGCGTCGGCATACCGACGGACATGCTGCCGCACGTCTTCGACCTTTTCGCGCAGGTTGATCGGACATTGGGCCGCGCCCAGGGCGGTCTCGGCATTGGCCTAGCGCTCGTGCGCAAGTTGCTGCGGCTGCATGGCGGGCTGGTCGAGGCGCGCAGCGACGGGCCGGGCAAGGGCAGCACTTTCGTGGTGCGGCTGCCGCTCGCGCTCGGCGTTGCGCAAGGCGGGCCCCAACCGCAGGGGAGCCGATCCGCCCCCCGCGTGCTGATCATCGAGGACGATGACGACGCGGTCCATAGCTTATCCATGCTGCTGCGCGCCCAGGGCGCGAATGTCCGGACCGCGTTCGACGGAAAAAGGGGCGTCGAGGCGGTCCAGGACTTCCACCCGGAGGTCGTCTTCATCGACCTCGGATTGGCGGGGATGGACGGTTACGAGGCGGCGCGCCGCATTCGCGCCATGCCCGAAGGCCGGGACACGATCATTGTCGCCCTCACGCGCTGGGGCGGGGAAACCGCGCGGGAGCATGTGAAAAAGGCCGGCTTCGATCTCCACATCGCCAAGCCGACTTCAATGGGCGACATCGAAAGAGTTTTGGATTTTCGCCGCTGATGAGCGCGCGAGCGCTAAAGCAGCTGCACCGGGGCGATCGCCGACACGACCCAAGCATGCAAAGCGGCCATGGCGACCGTCAGGAACAGCGCCACCAGCGTGAAGACGTCGAG
This window encodes:
- the moaD gene encoding molybdopterin converting factor subunit 1, producing MKAVYFAWVRERIGVSEEEIAPPREVVTVRQLVEWLAARGDGYAAAFANPKTIRTAIDKTHAAPDAPIASAREIAFFPPMTGG
- a CDS encoding molybdenum cofactor biosynthesis protein MoaE, which gives rise to MSPTIRVQAEDFDAAAEEALLTAGRRDVGAVVAFTGLCRDEDGTLAALELEHYPGMAEEEIRRVAGEALSRWPLVGLTIIHRHGVIRPGERIVLVIAAARHRGEAFAAAEFLMDYLKTRAPFWKKERRVDGAEGGWVAAKTEDDAAALRWER
- a CDS encoding ATP-binding protein is translated as MTKAGGDAEEQNDASGSADSTTAESWRQWENFARAQQLGQIGWWRLDVTRNVLTWSAENYRIFGQPIGAPQTYETFLETVHPDDRAYVHERWTAALHGEPYDIEHRVLVDGREKWVREKACLEFDATGALLGGFGVTQDISERKHAEIALQWGVRRNELLTRIAARLLQSSDVQGVVEELCAEVMQFLDCQAFFNYLVDEEGGCLRLNACAGIPEDRAREIEWLDYGVAICGTVARDRERIVADNISVGADPRTAIVASCGIKAYCCHPLIAQGRLMGTLSFGAKTRPAFTDAEIEVMQAVSQLVSMAMARLRMEQALLEADRRKDEFIATLAHELRNPLAPIRTGLLVLKRTGGQGPNAVRVQEMMERQVDHIVRLVDDLLEVSRIRSGKIELKRERLDLRDLMDQAIEASQQFLDANGVSLTVVRPDEPLMIDGDPVRLVQVIANLLSNAAKYTPSGGRAEIAARRVGSQVELTVADNGVGIPTDMLPHVFDLFAQVDRTLGRAQGGLGIGLALVRKLLRLHGGLVEARSDGPGKGSTFVVRLPLALGVAQGGPQPQGSRSAPRVLIIEDDDDAVHSLSMLLRAQGANVRTAFDGKRGVEAVQDFHPEVVFIDLGLAGMDGYEAARRIRAMPEGRDTIIVALTRWGGETAREHVKKAGFDLHIAKPTSMGDIERVLDFRR